The Methylomarinum vadi genome has a window encoding:
- the hypF gene encoding carbamoyltransferase HypF: MNAIEAKEIVISGRVQGVGFRPFVYRLADEFGLAGWVRNRSGQVEIRVEGAGSALAAFADALYNRAPPLARPDYPRIASAAPLGLTGFIIESSEVGDEADIHLPPDYFVCDDCLAEMRNPVERRYRYPFINCTQCGPRYTLIDRLPYDRPNTAMAAFALCRDCRDEYENPLDRRYHAQPLACARCGPSLAFTRPGAADIHGNEEALSACLDAIQNGFIVAVKGVGGYHLLCDAGDPEVIGRLRQRKPRPDKPLAVLVPWRGDDGLEWVGRLAEFGEAEQRLICSPSRPIVLLRKRNEAWLSEAVAPGLNEIGVMLPYSPMHHLLAEGYAKPLVATSANLSGEPVLIDNDEATARLGHIADAFLHHNRPIRRPADDSVYRAIAGKVRPLRIGRGVAPVEKKLPFRLEQPVLAIGADLKNTVALAFNDRVVISPHIGNLGSLRSERVFEQVIADLCRLYDITPRTIVCDAHPAYYSNLWAKRQDLQVVPVYHHHAHASALVGEHELEEPLLVFTWDGTGYGEDGTIWGGEALLGSPGHWRRVASLRPFKLPGGDKASREAWRCAQALCWEQGMAWPDSPPSSALLRKAWERGINCPVTSSAGRLFDAASALTGVAQFSSYEGHAAMRLEAISRPGAEALSLPLGSTTSGLLISDWAPLLPLLLDRDVGLAERASMFHASLANVIVDQALAIRGKHGVKRVGLSGGVFQNRLLTEQALTALNRQEFEVYLHESLPSGDGGICFGQVIEAANRK, translated from the coding sequence ATGAACGCAATAGAGGCAAAAGAGATCGTTATATCCGGTCGGGTGCAGGGAGTCGGGTTCCGTCCCTTTGTGTACCGACTGGCCGATGAGTTTGGTTTGGCCGGCTGGGTACGCAACCGCAGCGGTCAGGTGGAAATCAGGGTGGAAGGCGCGGGTTCGGCGCTAGCGGCATTTGCCGACGCCTTGTATAATCGAGCTCCGCCGCTCGCCCGACCCGATTATCCCAGAATTGCCTCGGCGGCCCCGCTCGGATTGACAGGCTTTATTATTGAATCCAGCGAGGTGGGCGATGAAGCCGACATCCACCTTCCACCGGATTATTTCGTTTGCGACGATTGCCTGGCGGAAATGCGGAATCCGGTCGAGAGACGATATCGTTACCCGTTCATCAATTGCACGCAGTGCGGGCCCCGTTACACATTGATCGATCGCCTGCCTTACGACCGTCCCAATACGGCCATGGCCGCTTTTGCATTGTGCCGCGACTGCCGCGACGAATATGAAAACCCGCTTGATCGGCGCTACCACGCTCAACCCTTAGCCTGTGCCCGCTGCGGCCCGAGCTTGGCTTTCACTCGTCCGGGAGCGGCCGATATCCACGGCAACGAAGAGGCCTTGTCGGCTTGTTTGGACGCAATCCAAAACGGATTCATCGTCGCCGTCAAGGGGGTGGGCGGTTATCATCTGCTATGCGACGCAGGTGACCCCGAGGTTATCGGCCGATTGCGGCAGCGCAAACCCCGTCCCGACAAACCGCTGGCCGTGTTGGTGCCTTGGCGTGGGGATGACGGGCTGGAATGGGTCGGGCGCCTGGCCGAGTTCGGCGAAGCTGAACAACGCCTGATTTGCTCGCCGTCACGGCCGATCGTATTGCTGCGCAAACGCAATGAAGCTTGGCTGAGCGAAGCCGTCGCTCCGGGTTTGAACGAAATCGGGGTGATGCTGCCGTACAGCCCGATGCATCATTTGTTGGCGGAGGGTTACGCCAAGCCGCTGGTGGCGACCTCGGCCAATTTGAGCGGCGAGCCGGTTTTGATCGATAACGATGAAGCGACGGCGCGATTAGGCCACATCGCGGACGCTTTTTTGCACCACAACCGGCCGATAAGACGGCCGGCGGATGACTCCGTTTACCGCGCTATCGCCGGTAAGGTGCGGCCTTTGCGGATCGGTAGAGGCGTGGCGCCGGTGGAAAAAAAATTGCCTTTTCGTCTGGAGCAGCCGGTCCTGGCCATCGGCGCCGATTTGAAAAACACCGTGGCGTTGGCTTTCAACGACCGGGTCGTGATCTCGCCGCATATCGGCAACCTCGGCTCGTTACGCAGCGAGCGGGTATTCGAACAGGTCATTGCCGACCTTTGTCGGCTCTACGACATTACGCCCCGGACGATCGTCTGCGATGCTCACCCGGCTTACTATTCCAATTTGTGGGCGAAGCGGCAGGATTTACAGGTCGTGCCGGTCTATCATCACCATGCCCATGCCTCGGCGCTGGTGGGGGAACATGAGCTAGAAGAGCCCCTTTTGGTTTTTACCTGGGACGGAACCGGTTATGGCGAAGACGGAACGATCTGGGGCGGTGAAGCCCTGCTCGGTTCTCCCGGCCATTGGCGCCGCGTCGCCTCGTTAAGGCCTTTTAAACTTCCGGGAGGGGATAAGGCCAGCCGTGAAGCTTGGCGTTGCGCCCAAGCGCTGTGCTGGGAACAAGGGATGGCATGGCCGGATAGTCCGCCGAGTAGCGCGTTGCTTCGTAAAGCGTGGGAACGGGGCATCAATTGCCCGGTTACCAGTTCGGCCGGAAGATTGTTCGATGCCGCCTCGGCGCTGACTGGCGTGGCCCAGTTTTCCAGTTACGAAGGCCATGCCGCGATGCGCTTGGAGGCCATCAGCCGCCCCGGCGCCGAAGCGCTATCGCTGCCCCTTGGTTCGACGACTTCCGGGTTATTAATCAGCGATTGGGCGCCGTTGTTGCCTTTGCTATTGGACCGGGACGTTGGTCTTGCCGAACGGGCTTCGATGTTCCATGCCAGTCTGGCTAACGTGATAGTCGATCAGGCGCTCGCTATACGCGGCAAACACGGCGTCAAACGGGTCGGGTTGTCGGGCGGCGTGTTTCAGAACCGGTTGCTGACCGAACAAGCGCTAACGGCATTGAATCGACAAGAGTTCGAGGTTTATTTGCACGAAAGCCTGCCGTCCGGCGATGGCGGCATTTGTTTCGGTCAAGTGATCGAGGCCGCTAACAGGAAGTAA
- a CDS encoding efflux RND transporter permease subunit codes for MISRLIGAALRERFLVLLAAMILAVTGFWSFNSMPLDAIPDLSDAQVIVFTEYPGQAPQVVEDQVTYPLTSAMLAVPKAKTVRGYSFFGLSFVYVIFADGTDLYWARSRVLEALNYVGKRLPQGVNPSLGPDATGVGWVYEYALVDRSGWHDLAQLRSLQDWYLRYPLQSVPGVAEVASIGGFVKQYQVEVDPNALLAYGIPLAKVKRAIQRSNNDVGGRLVEMGETEFMVRGLGYIHDLEDINAIALGVDANGTPVRLQDVAHVHIGPELRRGVAELDGIGEVAGGIVIMRFGENARRTIDGVKRKLEELKQGLPDGVEIVPVYDRGSLIERAVATLKTALGQELLIVSILVALFLLHLRSSLVIIITLPLGVLMAFILMKWQGLNANIMSLGGIAIAIGDMVDGAIVMVENAHKHLAEAAAAKRAELNPRERWQAIGKASREVGPALFFSLLVITVSFLPIFVMQAQEGRLFSPLAFTKSYAMAAAAILTVTLVPVLMGYFIRGKIIPEQNNPSNRILHALHSPALHWAMNHRAVTLLLAAILLASTAYPLARTGSEFMPPLDEGDILYMPTTFPGISITKAKELLQQTDRILKTFPEVERVFGKVGRADTATDPAPLSMLETTIRLKAKEQWPDPNKTTAELMAEMDKAIRFPGLANSWTMPIKTRIDMLSTGIKTPVGIKVSGPDLNVLQQLTKEIEGTMKALPDTLSAFGDRAVGGYYLDFDIKREEVARYGLTVGDVQDVIQSAIGGMNVSETVEGLQRYPINLRYPRELRDNLESLKRVLIATPGGAQIPLTLVADLHLRRGPPAIKSEDARPNAWVYVDLKTSDIGGFVAQAKRTLAEQVSLPPGYTVAWSGQFEYMERALQRLRIVVPLTFVLIFVLLYLTFRNISEPVIVMLTIPFGLIGGVWLVYWYGFNLSVAVYVGFIALAGTAAETGVMVLNFIDIEVAKRRQQTQSRLSGEELCQAVEKATTLRVRPVAITAFSTMIGLIPIMWASGAGADVTQRIAAPVLGGMLTVLVLSLLVFPVVYSLLLEFQEKRRSLET; via the coding sequence ATGATTAGCAGGCTGATTGGCGCGGCCCTGCGGGAACGGTTCCTGGTCTTATTGGCCGCCATGATTCTCGCCGTCACCGGTTTCTGGTCGTTCAACAGTATGCCGTTGGACGCGATACCCGATTTATCCGACGCGCAGGTGATCGTTTTCACCGAATATCCCGGCCAGGCGCCGCAAGTGGTCGAGGACCAGGTCACCTATCCTCTGACCAGCGCCATGCTGGCCGTGCCCAAGGCTAAGACCGTCCGGGGTTACTCTTTTTTCGGCCTGTCGTTCGTGTATGTGATTTTTGCCGACGGGACCGATCTCTATTGGGCCCGATCCAGAGTATTGGAGGCGCTCAATTATGTCGGCAAGCGCCTGCCGCAAGGCGTCAATCCGAGTTTGGGCCCGGATGCCACCGGCGTCGGCTGGGTCTATGAATATGCCCTGGTCGATCGCAGCGGTTGGCACGACTTGGCGCAGCTGCGTTCGCTCCAGGACTGGTATCTTCGTTACCCGTTGCAAAGCGTTCCGGGGGTCGCCGAGGTCGCCTCGATAGGTGGTTTCGTCAAGCAATATCAGGTCGAAGTCGACCCCAACGCCCTGCTCGCCTACGGTATTCCGCTGGCCAAAGTCAAACGCGCCATACAGCGTTCCAATAACGATGTCGGCGGCCGCCTGGTGGAAATGGGCGAAACCGAATTCATGGTACGCGGCCTGGGTTATATTCACGACCTGGAAGACATCAACGCCATCGCCTTGGGCGTCGATGCCAACGGCACCCCGGTGCGCTTGCAGGATGTCGCCCATGTCCATATCGGCCCGGAACTGCGCCGGGGCGTGGCGGAATTGGACGGCATCGGTGAAGTGGCCGGCGGCATCGTGATCATGCGCTTTGGCGAAAACGCCCGCCGCACCATCGACGGGGTGAAACGAAAACTGGAGGAACTTAAGCAAGGTCTGCCGGATGGCGTGGAGATCGTTCCGGTTTACGACCGCGGCAGCCTGATCGAGCGAGCCGTCGCGACGCTGAAAACCGCATTGGGCCAGGAACTGCTGATCGTCAGTATTCTGGTCGCGCTGTTTTTGCTCCACCTGCGCTCGTCGCTGGTCATCATCATCACGCTGCCGCTAGGCGTGCTGATGGCCTTTATACTCATGAAATGGCAGGGACTGAACGCCAACATCATGTCGTTGGGCGGCATCGCCATCGCCATCGGCGACATGGTCGACGGCGCCATTGTCATGGTCGAAAACGCCCATAAGCATCTGGCCGAGGCCGCTGCGGCAAAGCGAGCCGAACTAAACCCGCGAGAACGCTGGCAGGCTATTGGCAAGGCCTCGCGCGAAGTCGGCCCGGCCTTGTTTTTCTCGTTATTGGTGATCACCGTCTCCTTCCTGCCGATCTTCGTCATGCAGGCTCAGGAAGGCCGATTGTTCAGCCCGCTGGCTTTCACCAAATCCTATGCCATGGCCGCGGCGGCGATATTGACCGTCACTTTGGTGCCGGTACTGATGGGGTATTTCATTCGCGGCAAGATCATCCCGGAACAGAACAATCCGAGCAACCGCATCCTGCATGCGTTGCATTCGCCCGCTCTGCATTGGGCCATGAACCATCGAGCAGTAACGCTGTTACTGGCCGCGATATTGCTGGCGTCGACCGCCTACCCGCTGGCCAGGACCGGCAGCGAATTCATGCCGCCGCTGGACGAGGGCGACATTCTTTACATGCCGACCACTTTTCCTGGTATCTCGATCACCAAGGCCAAGGAACTGCTGCAGCAGACCGACCGCATCCTGAAAACCTTTCCCGAAGTCGAACGCGTATTCGGCAAGGTCGGCCGCGCCGACACCGCCACCGACCCCGCGCCGCTGTCGATGCTGGAAACGACGATACGACTAAAAGCGAAGGAGCAATGGCCCGATCCGAATAAGACCACGGCCGAATTGATGGCCGAGATGGACAAGGCCATCCGCTTTCCCGGTCTGGCCAACAGCTGGACCATGCCGATCAAGACCCGCATCGACATGCTGTCGACCGGCATCAAGACACCGGTCGGCATCAAAGTCTCGGGGCCCGATTTGAATGTCCTGCAACAATTGACCAAGGAGATCGAAGGAACGATGAAGGCACTGCCGGACACGTTGTCGGCTTTCGGTGACCGCGCCGTGGGCGGGTATTATCTTGATTTCGACATCAAGCGCGAGGAAGTGGCCCGTTACGGGCTCACCGTCGGCGACGTCCAGGACGTGATACAAAGCGCGATCGGCGGCATGAACGTCAGCGAAACGGTGGAAGGTTTGCAGCGTTATCCGATCAATCTGCGCTATCCCCGGGAACTGCGCGACAACCTGGAAAGCTTGAAACGCGTGTTGATCGCCACTCCCGGAGGCGCGCAGATTCCGCTGACCCTGGTGGCCGATCTGCATTTGCGGCGCGGCCCGCCGGCGATCAAGAGCGAGGATGCCCGCCCCAATGCTTGGGTCTATGTCGACCTGAAAACGTCCGATATCGGCGGCTTCGTCGCCCAGGCCAAACGCACGTTGGCGGAACAAGTATCGCTTCCGCCCGGCTACACGGTCGCTTGGTCCGGCCAATTCGAATACATGGAACGGGCGCTGCAACGATTGCGCATCGTCGTTCCGCTGACCTTTGTCCTGATCTTCGTTCTGCTCTATCTAACGTTCCGTAATATCAGCGAACCGGTCATCGTCATGCTGACCATTCCGTTCGGCCTGATCGGCGGTGTCTGGCTGGTGTACTGGTATGGCTTCAATCTGTCGGTCGCGGTCTATGTCGGCTTCATCGCCCTGGCCGGCACCGCCGCCGAGACAGGTGTGATGGTGCTGAACTTTATCGACATCGAAGTCGCCAAACGGCGGCAGCAAACACAAAGCCGGCTGAGCGGCGAGGAACTATGCCAAGCCGTCGAAAAGGCCACCACGCTACGCGTGCGTCCGGTCGCGATCACGGCCTTCTCGACCATGATCGGCCTAATCCCGATCATGTGGGCCTCGGGCGCCGGCGCCGACGTCACCCAACGCATAGCGGCGCCGGTTCTGGGCGGCATGCTGACCGTGCTGGTGTTGAGCCTGCTGGTGTTTCCGGTCGTTTACAGCTTGCTGTTGGAATTCCAGGAGAAACGCCGCTCGCTCGAAACGTGA
- a CDS encoding efflux RND transporter periplasmic adaptor subunit, whose protein sequence is MNKSLLITATLMLIVGLAVGYWLAPKRMGVTTDSERTEKRPLFYRHPMNPEITSPVPAKDDMGMDYIPVYAEEQKGPQETPGTVIIDGGVVQSIGVRTAKAKRETLSHVIRTVGRIGYDEELLVRLHPKTEGWIEEVRVDKTGDWVRQNDDLLSIYSPQLVASQQEYLLALNNLKALEQSPFEDIRRGAEELLQSSLERLKLLDVPEHQLHDLIHQHKIRKSLHIHSPTAGIVMNIGAREGQYVTPATELYMIADLTRVWVYADIYEYELPWVKPGDPVDMHLAGVPGRIFSGHLAYIYPYAEARTRTIKVRLAFDNPDLLLKPEMYSEITIHAGSLANSITIPSEAVIRSGARNQVFVVTAPGRFEPRLVKLGLSSGGKVAVLDGIEPGEEVVTSAQFLIDSESKLREAAAKMIAPKPQSKNGESMPMQHEHNATKSPAHD, encoded by the coding sequence ATGAATAAATCCTTGCTCATTACCGCCACCCTAATGCTGATTGTTGGCTTGGCCGTTGGTTATTGGTTGGCCCCCAAACGCATGGGTGTCACAACAGATTCCGAGAGAACCGAAAAGCGACCGTTGTTCTACCGCCATCCGATGAACCCGGAAATCACTTCGCCTGTTCCGGCCAAGGACGACATGGGCATGGATTATATTCCGGTCTATGCCGAAGAGCAGAAAGGACCGCAAGAAACGCCCGGCACGGTCATTATCGATGGCGGCGTCGTGCAAAGCATCGGCGTGCGTACAGCGAAAGCCAAACGGGAAACGCTGTCCCATGTCATCCGCACGGTCGGCCGCATCGGTTATGACGAAGAGCTACTGGTCCGCCTGCACCCCAAGACCGAAGGCTGGATCGAGGAAGTTCGGGTCGATAAAACCGGCGATTGGGTGCGACAAAACGACGACTTGCTCAGCATCTATTCACCGCAACTGGTCGCCAGCCAGCAGGAATACTTACTGGCATTGAACAATCTAAAAGCGCTGGAACAAAGCCCTTTCGAGGACATTCGCCGCGGCGCCGAAGAACTGTTGCAAAGCTCTCTGGAACGATTAAAGCTTCTGGATGTACCGGAGCATCAACTGCATGACCTAATTCATCAACACAAAATCCGTAAAAGCCTGCATATCCATTCCCCGACTGCCGGTATCGTCATGAACATCGGCGCGCGCGAAGGCCAATATGTCACCCCCGCCACCGAGTTGTACATGATCGCCGACCTGACCCGGGTCTGGGTCTATGCCGACATCTACGAATACGAACTGCCGTGGGTCAAACCGGGCGATCCTGTCGACATGCACTTGGCCGGCGTGCCGGGGCGCATTTTCAGCGGCCATTTGGCTTATATCTACCCCTATGCCGAAGCCAGAACGCGAACCATCAAGGTGCGTTTGGCCTTCGACAACCCCGATCTGCTGTTGAAACCGGAAATGTACAGCGAGATCACCATCCATGCCGGCAGCCTGGCAAACAGCATTACCATTCCTTCCGAGGCAGTGATCCGCTCAGGCGCCCGCAACCAGGTCTTCGTCGTCACCGCTCCCGGCCGTTTCGAACCGAGATTGGTCAAACTAGGATTGTCGTCCGGGGGCAAAGTGGCGGTGTTGGACGGCATCGAACCCGGCGAAGAAGTGGTGACGTCGGCGCAGTTCCTAATCGACTCGGAATCCAAACTACGCGAAGCCGCCGCGAAGATGATCGCGCCCAAACCCCAGTCAAAAAATGGCGAATCCATGCCTATGCAGCACGAACATAACGCCACGAAGAGCCCGGCGCATGATTAG
- a CDS encoding TolC family protein has product MPIRTYFSLLCLLLFNGMVIAQQNNEVTLSSALQLATRDNPNLAQLRARSEAMASIAPQVAALPDPVISFSALNLPTDTFNLGQENMTQLQGGISQAIPFPGKLALREQTAQHEAEAAAHNVVEARWQLMREVKQQWWNLFYLDRALAIISANQNLLRQFIKIASTKYEVGEGLQQDVLLAQLELSKMLENELSLSGARRNTAARLNALLNLPANHPLRLPKQTEENLPSLQTEDALYTTAEQRRALLSAQQQRIKAAESRLQLAERDYYPDFNIGAYYGGREDMPNGQERADFLSFRLSMNVPLFAADKQGRAVDQRSSELMQQKYALRDEWNRTRAQISQAYNDFQRAKQQAQLFKTGIIPQARQTVSSMLAGYQVNKVDFLNLVRSQVTLFNYETQYWKTLAEAHQALAQLTASVGKEEIYE; this is encoded by the coding sequence ATGCCAATTCGCACCTATTTTTCCTTGCTCTGTTTGCTGCTTTTCAACGGTATGGTGATTGCCCAACAAAACAATGAGGTCACCCTTTCTTCCGCCCTGCAACTCGCCACCCGCGACAATCCCAACCTGGCCCAACTAAGAGCCCGTTCCGAGGCGATGGCCAGCATTGCGCCGCAAGTCGCTGCATTGCCCGATCCGGTCATCAGTTTCAGCGCATTGAACCTGCCTACCGACACCTTTAATTTAGGCCAGGAAAACATGACCCAGCTGCAGGGCGGGATTTCCCAGGCCATTCCCTTCCCCGGCAAATTGGCGCTCCGCGAGCAAACGGCGCAACACGAGGCCGAAGCGGCCGCGCACAATGTCGTCGAGGCGCGCTGGCAACTGATGCGCGAAGTCAAGCAACAGTGGTGGAATTTGTTTTATCTGGACCGGGCGCTGGCGATCATCTCCGCCAACCAGAATCTATTGCGCCAGTTTATTAAGATCGCCAGCACCAAATACGAGGTCGGCGAAGGCCTACAACAGGACGTGTTGTTGGCGCAACTGGAATTATCGAAAATGCTGGAAAACGAATTGTCCTTATCCGGCGCCCGCCGTAACACTGCCGCACGATTGAATGCCCTCCTCAACCTGCCGGCCAATCATCCACTGCGCCTACCGAAACAAACCGAGGAAAACTTGCCCAGCTTGCAAACAGAAGACGCCTTGTATACCACCGCGGAACAGCGACGGGCATTGCTGTCGGCGCAGCAACAACGGATCAAGGCGGCCGAATCGCGCTTGCAACTGGCGGAACGGGACTATTATCCGGACTTCAATATCGGCGCCTATTACGGCGGCCGGGAAGACATGCCGAATGGGCAGGAACGCGCCGATTTCCTCAGTTTCAGGCTAAGCATGAACGTGCCGCTATTCGCCGCCGACAAACAAGGCCGGGCAGTCGATCAACGCAGCAGCGAACTGATGCAACAGAAATACGCCCTACGTGATGAATGGAACCGAACGCGAGCACAGATTTCCCAAGCTTACAACGATTTCCAGCGTGCCAAGCAGCAGGCCCAGTTGTTCAAAACCGGCATTATCCCGCAAGCCAGGCAGACGGTTTCTTCCATGCTGGCCGGCTATCAGGTCAACAAAGTCGATTTTCTCAATCTGGTGCGCAGCCAAGTGACGTTGTTCAATTACGAAACCCAATATTGGAAAACGTTGGCCGAGGCGCATCAGGCCCTAGCCCAACTCACCGCCTCCGTCGGCAAGGAAGAGATCTATGAATAA
- a CDS encoding MaoC family dehydratase, which translates to MNEINPEFCFQQIHIDVARNATDDFNLFHDPHNWHHIKNNPFNGPIVLGFQLVSLVEKQITDFRELNNEISLIHEKALRYSNYQFTFANAVKPGEQVTVDIKKSQLAENDGKTVLSNRVAVKTDGRLALMGYKKESFEPLFLSDKNISTFGNLRLLPDRNYLQEHGFFLKRKFMNTSNAKNFLCGSFTDQSLFFDELNNKANFPEIFPCSLISCALLEKALKNKHDFEENPMVYTTHKISIDRVWLRQLKSNDVLHILAKEIPQQADSYECYGLIRDNRILYRGIISLTSLQNILKSG; encoded by the coding sequence ATGAATGAAATTAATCCGGAATTTTGCTTTCAGCAAATTCATATCGATGTCGCCCGTAATGCAACGGATGATTTCAATCTATTCCACGACCCGCATAACTGGCATCACATTAAAAACAATCCTTTCAACGGGCCTATAGTGCTTGGATTCCAGCTGGTTTCGTTGGTTGAAAAGCAAATTACCGATTTCCGCGAGCTCAACAACGAAATATCTCTGATTCATGAAAAAGCACTGCGTTACAGTAATTATCAATTCACTTTTGCCAATGCGGTTAAACCCGGCGAACAGGTCACAGTCGATATCAAAAAATCGCAACTCGCTGAAAACGATGGAAAAACCGTATTAAGCAACCGTGTAGCGGTTAAAACCGATGGACGTCTGGCGCTGATGGGCTATAAAAAAGAGTCGTTTGAACCGCTTTTTCTGTCCGATAAAAATATCTCCACTTTCGGCAACTTACGTCTATTGCCAGACCGGAACTATCTGCAAGAACACGGATTTTTCCTAAAACGCAAATTCATGAACACCAGCAATGCCAAAAACTTTTTATGCGGTTCTTTTACCGACCAATCGTTGTTCTTCGATGAACTTAATAATAAAGCCAATTTTCCGGAAATATTTCCCTGCAGTCTCATTTCCTGCGCATTGTTGGAAAAAGCGTTAAAAAATAAACATGATTTCGAGGAAAATCCGATGGTTTATACGACACACAAGATTTCCATCGATCGCGTTTGGCTGCGTCAATTAAAGAGCAATGATGTCCTTCACATACTGGCCAAGGAAATACCGCAACAAGCCGATTCCTATGAATGCTACGGCTTAATACGGGATAACCGAATTCTTTATCGGGGCATCATTTCCCTGACATCGTTACAAAATATCCTGAAATCAGGCTAA
- a CDS encoding cyclic nucleotide-binding domain-containing protein translates to MKNLLKKILAARQLQEGVAWHRRNYDAGTVIVKKGDIGESLFYIETGVLRVTGDVQVKNQKTIQAGVCDLESGSIFGEICLHQSQIRTATVTAASDVELLEIEGAAFSVYLDDNPVLGYLFYKNLFEIMINRLGMANRRIENLTAWGLKVRGVDSDF, encoded by the coding sequence TTGAAAAATTTACTGAAAAAAATTCTTGCCGCCCGACAATTGCAGGAGGGCGTGGCTTGGCATAGACGGAATTATGATGCAGGAACCGTCATCGTAAAAAAAGGCGATATTGGTGAGTCGTTGTTCTATATTGAAACAGGGGTATTGCGGGTCACCGGCGATGTCCAAGTGAAAAATCAGAAAACCATTCAAGCCGGAGTATGCGATTTGGAAAGCGGTTCTATTTTCGGGGAAATTTGCCTGCATCAGTCACAGATTCGCACTGCGACAGTGACGGCGGCAAGCGATGTCGAATTGCTGGAAATCGAAGGGGCGGCATTTAGCGTTTATTTGGATGATAATCCTGTACTCGGCTATCTTTTCTATAAAAATCTATTTGAAATAATGATCAATCGATTGGGTATGGCCAATCGAAGGATAGAAAACCTGACCGCCTGGGGATTAAAGGTGCGAGGCGTCGATAGTGATTTTTGA
- a CDS encoding PEP-CTERM/exosortase system-associated acyltransferase, with product MNENSSITKNFQDYFSVEFAKTSEQKSKVYGVRYRVYCDEFHYEKVDKYPQQQETDEYDDFSLHCLITHKASGLPAGCVRLVPAFDNNGAPCQLPLEQHCQDSLDQEFIDNMNLDRSTICEISRLAVDRTFRKRSGETLTRFGQIEGLDFSKQEQRTFSLIAVAAFLAATAMTDISGKTNVFAMMEPFLPRLMKRSGIVFNKVGHDMDYHGIRAPYFIQTQSALDNMQADLKELYRWIFEQIEIGDRL from the coding sequence ATGAATGAAAATTCGAGTATCACGAAAAATTTTCAGGACTACTTTTCGGTAGAGTTTGCTAAAACATCGGAACAAAAAAGCAAAGTTTACGGTGTTAGATATAGGGTTTATTGCGACGAATTTCATTACGAGAAGGTCGATAAATATCCACAGCAACAGGAAACCGACGAATACGATGATTTTTCCTTGCATTGTTTGATAACTCACAAAGCTAGCGGATTACCCGCCGGTTGCGTGCGGTTGGTTCCTGCTTTCGATAATAATGGCGCACCATGTCAGCTTCCCCTTGAACAACATTGCCAAGATAGTCTCGATCAAGAATTTATCGATAACATGAATTTAGATAGATCTACAATCTGTGAAATATCCCGATTGGCTGTCGATAGAACATTCCGCAAACGTTCCGGGGAAACACTCACCCGTTTTGGGCAAATAGAAGGACTGGATTTTTCGAAACAGGAACAACGAACCTTTTCCCTCATCGCCGTCGCCGCATTTCTGGCGGCCACCGCCATGACGGATATCAGCGGAAAAACGAATGTTTTCGCCATGATGGAACCTTTTTTGCCTAGATTGATGAAACGCTCAGGTATCGTATTCAATAAGGTTGGTCATGATATGGATTACCATGGCATCAGGGCCCCCTATTTTATCCAGACTCAGTCAGCCCTTGATAACATGCAGGCGGATTTAAAAGAGTTGTATCGATGGATTTTTGAGCAAATCGAAATAGGGGATCGTTTGTAA